The following coding sequences are from one Rutidosis leptorrhynchoides isolate AG116_Rl617_1_P2 chromosome 11, CSIRO_AGI_Rlap_v1, whole genome shotgun sequence window:
- the LOC139876917 gene encoding cinnamoyl-CoA reductase 1: MAESTKPDKIVCVTGASGFIGSWLVNLLLNRGYTVNATVKDLKDEKETKHLEALEGAESRLRLFQIDLLDYDSIAAAVNGASGVFHLASPCIVDQVHDPDKQLLEPALKGTNNVLTAAKELGVKRVVVTSSISAIIPSPNWPADVIKSEDCWADVEYCKKNELWYPLSKTLAEKAAWDFAKEKGLDVVVVNPGTVMGPILPPTLNASMLMILRLIQGCTETYENFFMGSVHVKDVALAHILVYENTSATGRHLCVEAISHYGDFAAKVAELYPEYKIPRLPKETQPGLLRSKGASKKLMDLGLQFMPMEQIIKDSVESLKIKGFIS; this comes from the exons ATGGCAGAATCAACAAAGCCGGATAAGATTGTATGCGTCACCGGCGCAAGTGGCTTCATCGGCTCTTGGCTCGTTAACCTTCTTCTCAATCGTGGTTACACAGTTAACGCTACAGTCAAAGACCTCA AAGATGAGAAGGAAACGAAGCATCTAGAAGCATTAGAAGGTGCAGAATCACGTCTGCGTCTTTTTCAAATCGATCTGCTCGATTACGACTCGATTGCTGCTGCGGTTAATGGTGCATCTGGTGTTTTTCACTTGGCTTCACCTTGTATTGTTGATCAAGTTCACGATCCTGAT AAACAACTATTGGAACCTGCACTCAAGGGAACGAATAACGTACTTACAGCAGCAAAGGAGCTTGGAGTAAAGCGTGTGGTTGTTACTTCATCTATTTCAGCCATCATACCTAGTCCTAATTGGCCTGCTGATGTCATCAAGAGTGAAGATTGTTGGGCTGATGTTGAATATTGCAAGAAAAATGAG TTATGGTATCCACTTTCCAAAACACTAGCCGAGAAAGCTGCATGGGATTTCGCAAAGGAAAAAGGTCTAGACGTCGTAGTAGTAAATCCCGGTACAGTAATGGGCCCCATTCTTCCTCCAACGCTAAACGCAAGCATGCTAATGATTCTTCGTCTTATCCAAG GGTGTACTGAAACGTACGAGAATTTCTTCATGGGTTCTGTTCATGTTAAAGATGTTGCGTTAGCTCATATATTGGTGTACGAAAACACATCTGCAACCGGGAGACATTTATGTGTTGAAGCCATTTCTCATTATGGTGATTTTGCAGCCAAAGTTGCAGAGTTATACCCTGAGTATAAGATTCCCAG GTTACCGAAAGAAACCCAACCGGGGTTGTTGAGATCAAAGGGTGCATCTAAGAAGCTCATGGATTTAGGTCTTCAATTCATGCCCATGGAGCAAATAATCAAGGATAGTGTTGAGAGTTTGAAGATCAAAGGCTTTATCTCTTAA